In the genome of Pontibacter actiniarum, the window TTTTATCCATTTTTACGGCTACCTGCCGGGCCACCACCTTGCGGTCCTGCTTCAGGGCCTTCCGGATGCCCACGCTCAGCGTAACGGCCAGCTCCTCGGGTACCATTTTAATGAGGTTGAAGTGAAAGCGCTTGTCCGGAAACTTCAGAAAGCGGTTGATGTCCCCGATGCCGTGCAGCAACTGGTAGTTCTCATCCACATACAGGCCCGTTACCTTAAAGTCCTCCACCACGGCATCCATAAAGGCATCGCTGTAGCGGCTTACCTGGGCACTGGCAAAACTACTGCTCTGGCTGCTTTGCCTGATAACGGAGGAGTAGTCGCTGACACCGTAGGGCTTCTGTTTCCCCCTGGTTTCTTTCACTTTCCGAAACAGCTTCCATTTGCGGTTTTCCTCGGTAAAAAAAGACTTTAGCTCGCCTATGTGCTCGCTCGGGCCAAGCAACAGGTAGCCGTTCATGTTCAGCGCGTACGGGAAAAGCGAAAGCACCTTTTTCTGCAGCCCGGGGTTGAGGTAGATGAGCATGTTGCGGCAGCTGATCAGGTCGATGTGGCTGAACGGAGGGTCTTTCTGCAGGTCATGCTGCGCAAAAACCACCAGCTTCCGAACATCCTCGTTCACCACATAGCGGTGGCCCTTCTGGTGAAAGTACCTGTGCAGGCGCTCCTCCGTCACCTCCTTCACGATAGCGGCCGGGTACATCCCTTTGGACGCCTGCGTGATCGCACGCTGGTCTATGTCTGTGGCGAAAAGCTTCACCCTCGGCTCCTGCCCCAGCTTATCGAACGCCTCCCTGAAAAGTATGGCAAGTGAGTACACCTCCTCCCCGGTACTGCAGGCGGCCACCCATACTTTTATCGTCTCGTCCTGCCCCTTGCGCGCGATAATAGCGGGAATCACCTCCTGCTCCAGCACCTCGAAGGCCTCGGCATCGCGAAAAAAGCGGGTAACGTTTATAAAGAACTCCTGGCAAAGCTGCTTGCTTTCGCCAGGGTGCTTGTGCAGGTAAGCCAGGTAACTGCGAAGCGAGCTTACCTGCAGGCCTTCCATCCGCTTGCGTATCCGGCGGTTGATGGTTGCCTGCTTATAGTTTGTGAAGTCGGTCTGCGTCTGGGAGCGCACCAGGTCCAGTATCTGCTCCAGCACAACCTCATCCGCCCCTTCCTCTTTCTCATCTTCTTCCTCCATGGCGGCGGATACCGGCAGCGGTATGTTGCGCGTGTAGGCCAGAATCTCCTCCGGCATTCGCGCTGGCGGCAGCACATAGTCTACAAAGCCGGTGTCGATGGCGCTGCGCGGCATGCCGTCGAACTTTGCCGTCTCAGGGTCCTGCACCACCACCATGCCGCCCGCCTCTTTTATAGCCCTGGCGCCTTTTGTGGCGTCTGTGCCCGTACCCGACAGCACGACGCCAATGGCGTACTGGCCCCGGTCTTTGGCCATGGACTCAAAAAAGAGGTCGATGGCAAAGTTGGGCTCGCGGTTCCGTGCTTTCTCCGCCAGGCGCAGACGCCCATGCTCCAGGGTTAGCTGTTTGCCGCTCGGCAGCACATACACGCAGTTGGGCTTGGTATGCATCTTATCCTCGGCCTCCTGCACCTGCATGCGCGTGTGTTTGGACAGCAGCTCCGCCATCAGGCTCTTGTGGTCCGGCGACAGGTGCTGAATTATGACAAAGGAAAAGCTGGAGTTATTCGGAAAGTGGTCGAAGAGGTCATGTATAGCCTCCAGACCGCCGGCAGAGGCGCCAATGCCCACCAGGTAATGGTCGGCGGGCTTTATGTACTTCTTCTGCGCGGGTGCTGGTGCTGGCATTAGTTCATTAGAGTCTGGCATACTCCGGTTTTGTAGAGCGGCTATGTTTTAATACTTATCCTTGATGATCTTCTCCAGCACGGCACTTCGCAGTACGGCAGCGGCCTCTATCTCCTCCTCCTGCCATGGCAGCGAAGTATACTTCACGGTTTCCTTGTAGGTGGCAAATGAGTTGCGGGGGTGATAAGTCTTGCCGTCATCCTCCATTTGTATCGCCTTCTTCGGGTCGCCGCCCCAGTTCACTGTCTGCAGCACCTCCGGGCGGAAGCCCAGGATGTACTCGCCCTGCTCCGGGTTGATGGGCAATGCCACCAAGCCGCTGGCCACGTCCTTATAGATGCGGCTGTGCGCGTACTCCTGCGGGAGAGTGGCCGTTGCAATAATTTTCTCGCTCCGGTTGCGGCGCAGCCACGACACCAGCTCCCGAAGCTCCTGCTCACCCGGCGTATCACCGCTCGTCCAGACATTGCCTTCGTACAGCACCGCCGCCCCGGTAAGCGACAGCAGGTCCTGTATGGTAACGCTGCCGCTCAGCAGGCCTTCCACAAAGTTCTGGCTATTATACAGCTGCTCCAGCAAGTGCGCATGTATGCTTCGCAGCTGTGCCCGGAGCAGAATAGCGCTCTCCCTTTCCTTGCCGGCCAATTGTGCCGACACGATCCCGGCCAGCAACTCCATACCGGAGCGCTGCTCGTAGCTTGGGTTCTTGGCCGTTTTGTGGTGGCAGGAAATAAGGCCCCAAAGCTTGTTGTCCACGATCAGGGGCAGCGACATGGAGGCTACAATTTGCATGTTGGCCAGGTACTCCAGGTGCACGCTGGCCACGCTGCGCAGGTTGCAGTCCGACAGATCGGTGAAACGCTGCGTAATCGGGTTCACGATGGGGATCAGGCGCTGCGGCTTGTAGTCGCGGGTCGGGATGAGGCGGTACGGGTTTTTAAAGTACAGGTCGCGCGCCTGCTTGGGCACGTCTGAGGCCGGGAAGCGCAGGTCCATGTAATCGTCCATGTCGTCCTCCTTGGCCTGGGCCACTACAATGCCGTTCCACTGCGGGTCGAACTGGTAGACCAGCACACGGTCGAAGCCGGTAAATTTCTTCAGCTCATCGGCAGCCAACTGGGCCGTTGCGGACGTAGTGGACGCCTGCTTCAGCAACGTGGTAATGTACTTGATGTGCTGGTAAATTCCGATGAACGACTTGTCCGAAGAAGCTGCGTTCTCTTCCAGCTCCACCAGCACGTGCTCCTGCTCCGGGTGCACCAGGGCAATAAAATCCTGCTCCCTGCCCTGCAGCTGAAGGGTCAGGCTAAACGGAATCTTCTCCTGGCTGTTGCCGCTGTTTATCTTGTACAGCAGGTCCTGGTACTGCAGGTCCGGCAGGTAGCTTGAAAACGGCTGCTCCAGCAGTTCGTCAACGGCGATAGCTAAATGCTGCTCCACATTCTCACTTACCTGCTTAATTCGGAGTTCTTCCTTATCGAGCACCAGCAACACGCCGTGCGGCTGTATGAGGTTAACCAGGTGCAGCGGGATGCTCCCGCAGAACTCAGAATCATAGTTATGGTCTATGGAAAGGTTGATGGGTGCTGCTTTATTATTCATTCAGTTGATCGTTGTGCCCGCCTGGAGCATCAGTTATGTTCATACTTTATTTGCCGAGCAGGCAGCCTGTTGGTCTTAGCTCACGCCGCCACGCATTACGCTGGCCGTTTACCAACATCTGTACACGCTATCAAATATAAGACTTAATCCCCTTGTGCCAAAGACATATATTCCGCCCCACACCCGTACAAGCACCATTTCAACCGCCTTTGGCTGGTACAAACCGAGCTGCGCAGCCACTTCTTACCGCTTGGTGAGCTGAGCGCTTTTTTCGGTTCAGAACCCTAACAGTTTCCGTGCTTATTTGTTATAACACCTGCCATGACACGCGTTGCCTTGTTTGTTCAAATTGGCAACTCTTTCGGAACTCATGGCAGCTTATGTATCTTTGTAGGTAGAATAGACTTTAGATATGATTGACCTTACCCTATACGATCCGTTCGAGCGAATGCAGTTCAGCGATACGAACTGCTTCCTTTGCGGCACTATTATTACGCAGGAACACCGGGCACCTGTATTTGCCGAGTGGCTGCAGTACAAGTATAGCCTCCAGAACAAGGAGCTGCTGCTGCTCGACAAAAGTGTGACCACCTTCAGCCAGCTGACCATACCGTGCTGCGACCGCT includes:
- a CDS encoding GAF domain-containing protein, whose translation is MNNKAAPINLSIDHNYDSEFCGSIPLHLVNLIQPHGVLLVLDKEELRIKQVSENVEQHLAIAVDELLEQPFSSYLPDLQYQDLLYKINSGNSQEKIPFSLTLQLQGREQDFIALVHPEQEHVLVELEENAASSDKSFIGIYQHIKYITTLLKQASTTSATAQLAADELKKFTGFDRVLVYQFDPQWNGIVVAQAKEDDMDDYMDLRFPASDVPKQARDLYFKNPYRLIPTRDYKPQRLIPIVNPITQRFTDLSDCNLRSVASVHLEYLANMQIVASMSLPLIVDNKLWGLISCHHKTAKNPSYEQRSGMELLAGIVSAQLAGKERESAILLRAQLRSIHAHLLEQLYNSQNFVEGLLSGSVTIQDLLSLTGAAVLYEGNVWTSGDTPGEQELRELVSWLRRNRSEKIIATATLPQEYAHSRIYKDVASGLVALPINPEQGEYILGFRPEVLQTVNWGGDPKKAIQMEDDGKTYHPRNSFATYKETVKYTSLPWQEEEIEAAAVLRSAVLEKIIKDKY